In Tepidimicrobium xylanilyticum, one DNA window encodes the following:
- a CDS encoding ATP-NAD kinase family protein gives MNILKLGFIVNPIAGMGGRVGLKGTDGKEVLMKAIELGAVPESPNKAKKALEVLKSVKDEIKLFTGPGPMGEDEALELGFNLQVIGEAKENYTSRDTEIIAERMVDEGVDLLLFAGGDGTARNIYNVVGDKIPVIGIPAGVKIHSGVYANHPSSAGKVALKYIQGEDLNLKEMEVMDIDEEAFREGQVTAKLYGYMKVPFEPELVQNQKSGGIAGEEAALDGISDKIIEQMEEDVVYIIGSGTSTRPIMEKLGLTNTLLGVDIIKNKKLLASDANEKEILKHIDGNKAKIIVTIIGGQGYIFGRGNQQISAEVIKRVGKENIIIIASKQKLLSLEGRPLLVDTGDDEVNKMFNGYMKVRTSYTEEAIHKVKGL, from the coding sequence GTGAATATTTTGAAGCTAGGATTCATAGTAAATCCTATAGCAGGAATGGGAGGAAGAGTAGGATTAAAAGGTACTGATGGTAAGGAGGTTCTAATGAAGGCAATAGAACTGGGGGCTGTTCCTGAATCTCCAAATAAGGCTAAGAAAGCCCTAGAAGTGTTGAAATCAGTTAAAGATGAAATTAAGTTGTTTACTGGGCCTGGACCGATGGGAGAAGATGAAGCCCTTGAACTGGGTTTTAATCTACAGGTAATTGGAGAGGCAAAGGAAAATTATACTTCAAGGGATACGGAAATAATAGCAGAACGAATGGTGGATGAGGGGGTAGACCTTCTGTTATTTGCAGGCGGTGATGGAACTGCAAGAAATATCTACAATGTAGTTGGGGATAAAATCCCAGTTATAGGAATTCCTGCTGGCGTTAAGATCCATTCTGGAGTTTATGCCAACCATCCTAGTTCTGCTGGCAAGGTTGCTTTAAAGTATATTCAAGGTGAAGACTTGAATTTAAAGGAAATGGAAGTAATGGATATTGATGAGGAGGCCTTTAGAGAAGGCCAAGTTACAGCTAAATTATATGGCTATATGAAGGTTCCTTTTGAACCAGAGCTGGTTCAGAACCAAAAATCTGGAGGAATTGCCGGAGAAGAAGCAGCATTAGATGGGATCTCGGATAAAATAATTGAACAGATGGAAGAGGATGTAGTTTATATAATCGGCTCAGGTACCTCTACTAGACCTATAATGGAAAAATTGGGCTTAACCAATACCCTCTTAGGAGTGGATATAATCAAAAATAAGAAATTATTAGCCTCTGATGCCAATGAAAAAGAGATTCTCAAGCATATTGATGGCAATAAGGCCAAGATAATAGTTACCATAATAGGAGGACAAGGCTATATATTTGGCAGGGGAAATCAACAGATTAGTGCAGAAGTAATTAAAAGGGTTGGAAAGGAAAATATAATAATAATTGCTTCTAAGCAAAAGCTTTTATCATTAGAGGGAAGACCATTACTGGTAGATACAGGAGACGATGAGGTGAATAAAATGTTTAATGGATATATGAAGGTTAGGACTAGTTATACGGAAGAAGCTATCCACAAGGTAAAAGGTCTTTAA
- the rimI gene encoding ribosomal protein S18-alanine N-acetyltransferase produces the protein MEISIREMREEDLDRVMEIEAETFNPPWSREAFLLELTKNILAKYIVVLADGEIAGYGGVWLIIDEGHITNIAIDKKYRGLGLGKALLEGLIQICVDRNIRAITLEVRKSNEVAKSLYKKYGFIEYGIRPNYYHDNNEDAIIMWKSI, from the coding sequence ATGGAAATATCCATTCGTGAAATGAGGGAAGAAGATTTAGATCGAGTAATGGAGATTGAGGCAGAAACCTTCAACCCTCCTTGGTCTAGGGAGGCCTTTTTATTAGAATTAACCAAAAATATATTGGCCAAGTATATAGTAGTATTGGCGGATGGAGAAATCGCAGGATATGGAGGAGTTTGGCTTATAATAGATGAGGGTCATATAACTAATATTGCTATCGATAAAAAATATAGAGGGTTAGGTTTAGGCAAAGCACTATTAGAAGGGCTAATCCAAATATGCGTTGACAGGAATATAAGAGCCATAACCTTAGAGGTTCGAAAATCCAACGAAGTAGCCAAATCCCTCTATAAAAAATATGGATTTATAGAATATGGGATTAGACCTAATTATTATCACGATAATAATGAAGATGCGATTATAATGTGGAAAAGCATCTAA
- a CDS encoding FeoA family protein, translating to MVLDNCVKSKDYIIHEVPNMHLLKSLGIRKGVKFQVQTKQPLQGPVVIKVGNRSIAVDKSLAKQIEVQEV from the coding sequence ATGGTACTAGATAACTGTGTAAAGAGTAAAGATTACATTATTCATGAAGTACCTAATATGCATTTATTAAAATCTTTAGGAATTAGAAAAGGGGTTAAATTTCAGGTACAGACCAAACAACCTCTACAAGGACCTGTGGTGATTAAAGTAGGCAATAGAAGTATAGCTGTAGATAAATCCTTAGCAAAACAAATAGAAGTACAGGAGGTATAA
- a CDS encoding SAM-dependent methyltransferase — translation MIIAWTSWMEKRISFSETLVNLYNKYYERLVKNEVEIAGIKDGDKVLCIGGGSIPCTALQMAKLTDAKIHVLDIDEEAVERARYIVEKLGLEDKIKVIWGNGEVIEPSDYDVIHIALQVQSKDEVFENILSKSKRGTRIIIRNPKKSRRVFYSNISNKLLVLCKDCMKNCSLNCYNPNMDEIMLVVKN, via the coding sequence ATGATCATTGCTTGGACCAGTTGGATGGAAAAGCGGATTTCCTTTTCCGAAACATTAGTCAATCTTTACAATAAATATTATGAAAGATTAGTAAAAAATGAGGTAGAAATTGCAGGCATAAAAGATGGTGATAAGGTATTGTGCATTGGTGGTGGATCCATCCCATGCACTGCCCTTCAAATGGCTAAATTAACAGATGCAAAGATTCATGTATTAGATATAGATGAGGAAGCGGTTGAAAGAGCAAGGTATATAGTGGAAAAGTTGGGCTTAGAGGATAAGATTAAAGTAATTTGGGGAAATGGGGAAGTGATAGAGCCTTCTGATTATGATGTAATCCACATTGCTCTTCAGGTCCAATCTAAAGATGAGGTTTTTGAAAATATATTGAGCAAATCCAAAAGAGGAACTAGGATTATAATACGTAATCCTAAAAAAAGTAGGAGGGTCTTTTACTCAAATATTTCAAATAAATTATTAGTCCTATGTAAGGATTGTATGAAAAATTGTAGTTTAAATTGTTATAATCCTAATATGGACGAAATTATGTTAGTGGTTAAGAATTAA
- a CDS encoding ferrous iron transporter B, whose protein sequence is MSCHSEQVVPVSSEDKIKILLMGNPNVGKSVIFSKLTGVHVTSSNYVGTTVDYTYGDVNYKNKKGVIIDVPGTYSLEASSEAERVATSFLEEGADVIICVLDATNLARNLDLALSLREYPIPIVYSLNLIDVAERDGIKIDKDKLEVMLKAPVIPTVAIKNKGLRELLDRAFSLCGQKAETFPKQSEDERWATINEITNEVQSYEYKEPTFIQKLEYLTLKPWPGIPIALLVLILSLGVVVGGGKALRALILLPLVNNVITPFFTRIVSFIVPEGIFRNLLVGEFGILKIGIEWPFALILPYVFLFYVVFSFLEDSGYLPRIGVLADGALKKIGVQGGNIIPMMLGYGCAVPAILGTRAATTYKERIMVATLVSFAIPCASQSGAFFALLGDKSFLALILVYLLSFMTLFTVGIIMDKVIKGKGQPMLLEIPNLLLPDRTSYFKKLKIRMKHFLMDAEGPMFVGIGIAALVAETGVLNSISTMIGPLVEGWLGLPKEASLSLLLGIIRRELAVLPLLELDLSTLQLLVGSVVALFYLPCLAVFGVLTKEFSLKVSLGIGVATITSAFLFAGLINQIGSLILALVG, encoded by the coding sequence ATGAGCTGTCATTCAGAGCAAGTCGTTCCTGTATCTTCAGAAGATAAGATAAAGATATTATTAATGGGCAATCCTAATGTTGGTAAGAGCGTTATTTTTTCTAAACTTACGGGGGTTCATGTTACCAGTTCTAATTATGTGGGTACTACTGTAGATTATACCTACGGGGATGTAAATTACAAAAATAAGAAGGGTGTAATCATAGACGTACCAGGTACCTATTCCTTAGAGGCCAGTTCAGAAGCTGAAAGGGTAGCAACTAGTTTTTTAGAAGAGGGTGCTGATGTTATAATCTGTGTTTTAGATGCTACCAATTTAGCAAGGAATCTAGATTTAGCCCTTAGCTTAAGGGAATATCCAATACCCATAGTATATTCTTTAAACCTAATCGATGTGGCAGAAAGAGATGGGATTAAAATAGATAAGGATAAATTAGAAGTGATGTTAAAAGCACCAGTTATTCCTACTGTGGCCATTAAAAACAAGGGGCTTAGAGAATTATTGGATAGGGCCTTTTCCCTATGTGGACAGAAGGCAGAGACTTTTCCCAAGCAAAGTGAAGATGAAAGATGGGCAACCATTAATGAAATTACCAATGAAGTGCAAAGTTATGAATATAAAGAGCCAACTTTCATTCAAAAGTTAGAGTATTTAACCCTAAAACCTTGGCCTGGAATACCTATAGCCTTGTTGGTGTTAATATTATCTTTAGGAGTAGTAGTTGGTGGTGGGAAAGCATTAAGAGCTTTAATACTTCTACCACTTGTAAACAACGTGATTACTCCTTTTTTTACAAGAATAGTCAGTTTTATTGTACCAGAAGGGATTTTTAGAAATCTACTGGTTGGGGAGTTTGGAATATTGAAGATAGGTATTGAATGGCCCTTTGCCTTGATACTGCCTTATGTATTTTTATTCTATGTAGTATTTTCATTCTTAGAGGACAGCGGTTATCTACCTAGAATAGGCGTTTTGGCTGATGGTGCCCTTAAGAAAATTGGGGTACAAGGTGGTAACATTATTCCTATGATGTTAGGATATGGTTGTGCAGTGCCAGCAATACTTGGAACTAGAGCTGCTACTACCTATAAGGAAAGAATTATGGTGGCTACCTTAGTATCATTTGCCATACCTTGTGCTTCGCAAAGTGGTGCATTTTTTGCACTCTTGGGGGATAAATCCTTTTTAGCCTTAATACTGGTATATTTGCTTTCATTTATGACCTTATTTACTGTGGGAATCATAATGGACAAAGTCATCAAGGGGAAAGGACAGCCTATGCTTTTAGAGATACCCAATTTACTGCTACCCGATAGAACGTCTTATTTCAAAAAATTGAAAATTAGGATGAAGCATTTCTTAATGGATGCTGAAGGGCCAATGTTTGTTGGGATAGGAATAGCCGCACTAGTTGCAGAGACTGGAGTATTAAATTCTATCAGCACTATGATAGGACCTTTAGTTGAAGGCTGGTTGGGATTACCGAAGGAAGCAAGCCTTTCCTTATTGCTGGGGATAATAAGAAGGGAATTGGCGGTTTTGCCATTATTAGAGCTTGATTTAAGCACATTGCAGTTGTTAGTAGGTTCTGTAGTTGCTCTATTCTATCTTCCATGTCTTGCAGTATTTGGAGTACTGACTAAGGAATTTTCTTTAAAGGTTTCATTGGGAATTGGTGTAGCTACTATTACCTCAGCCTTTCTATTTGCTGGATTAATTAATCAGATAGGATCTCTTATATTAGCATTAGTTGGGTAG
- a CDS encoding ECF transporter S component, whose amino-acid sequence MYTLNKELLNTKTMVKISVLAVIALILMLLDFPLWFAPSFLKFDISDVPALIGSFALGPMAGVLVQLVKNLLNLLIEGSSTGGVGELANFVVGSIYVYTAGLFYYKDKTFKNAIIGMSIGVLVMTAAMSTINYYIMIPFYAKLFGLPIDKIVAMGSAVNKYVVDYKSLILYAIVPFNLFKGIIVTLVTLLIYKRVSPILKK is encoded by the coding sequence ATGTACACATTGAATAAAGAATTATTAAACACAAAGACCATGGTAAAAATCTCAGTATTGGCTGTAATAGCTTTAATACTGATGCTACTTGATTTTCCCCTATGGTTTGCTCCTAGTTTTTTAAAGTTTGATATTTCCGACGTACCAGCACTAATAGGTTCCTTTGCTTTAGGTCCAATGGCAGGAGTATTAGTACAACTGGTAAAAAACCTATTGAATCTGCTAATCGAAGGCTCAAGTACTGGAGGGGTAGGGGAACTAGCTAATTTTGTTGTAGGTAGCATTTATGTCTACACAGCAGGCCTATTCTACTACAAGGATAAAACCTTCAAAAATGCAATAATTGGAATGTCTATAGGAGTATTAGTAATGACAGCAGCCATGTCGACAATTAATTATTACATCATGATTCCTTTCTATGCAAAGTTGTTTGGACTACCCATAGACAAGATTGTGGCAATGGGTTCTGCAGTGAATAAATATGTAGTAGACTATAAAAGCTTAATACTATATGCAATAGTACCATTCAATTTATTTAAAGGTATTATAGTTACTTTGGTAACTTTATTGATATATAAGCGAGTATCACCTATATTGAAGAAATAG
- the tsaE gene encoding tRNA (adenosine(37)-N6)-threonylcarbamoyltransferase complex ATPase subunit type 1 TsaE — MVTIVLKGLRDTEEFGERLGNILKGGDVLSLTGDLGAGKTTLTKSIGKGLGVEEYITSPTFALINEYNGRVKVYHFDVYRLDNVDDLYDLGFEDYFYSDGVTIVEWGDRISELLPEETIHIHIEKGKELDERIVTISGEGERYSQIVKELREI; from the coding sequence ATGGTTACAATAGTATTAAAAGGGCTTAGAGATACTGAGGAATTTGGAGAAAGATTGGGCAACATACTAAAAGGTGGAGATGTTCTATCTTTAACAGGAGATCTAGGGGCAGGCAAGACAACTCTTACTAAATCCATTGGCAAGGGTTTAGGAGTGGAAGAATACATAACCAGTCCCACTTTTGCCCTGATAAACGAATATAATGGTAGAGTAAAAGTATACCACTTTGATGTATATAGATTGGATAATGTAGACGATCTATACGACTTAGGCTTTGAAGATTATTTCTATTCCGATGGAGTTACCATTGTAGAATGGGGAGATAGAATCAGTGAACTTCTACCAGAAGAAACAATCCATATACACATTGAGAAGGGAAAGGAACTGGATGAAAGAATAGTTACCATTTCTGGAGAAGGAGAAAGATACAGTCAAATAGTTAAGGAGTTGAGAGAAATTTGA
- a CDS encoding sensor histidine kinase gives MWDIKRLLNTKNKFIGIISSGFYTGKNNLIDDNVKGYFKNGGGLIIICSKRNEEQCIKYYEGHSNFSIINLFNNSRFAFIFEDSFYHNGRVDIGKLFNSIEKSLDLLKKRGATRIQIHITFDSSWNSIGNRNLKNIYGCLKKLVVEEKAGVIIRYLIEEINVKYFNYVLDNHDFILIDRTDYYECFTPSQLASQSLLLLTQSHVNEKVIEKDILKNEYLETLGEVVEGTIHDINNLLVTILGYAQFSVMLDDIEEIKEYLRIICKTASDGKNVINKVKNRIKGDYESLKNVYKFNHIINNCIDMVKHNFKTSIENGRELKLVVDLNSNGYVFVNEYDIRHAIINIVLNGIDAMKDGGVLTIRTFDIRDNIVLEISDTGIGMDEGTKSKIFKPYFTTKGSQGTGLGLSIAKKAFDKHNGRIYVESKLGEGTKFTIYLPTVSVKDNIAYI, from the coding sequence ATGTGGGATATTAAAAGGCTATTAAATACCAAGAATAAGTTTATTGGTATAATTAGTTCTGGTTTCTATACGGGAAAGAATAATCTTATCGATGATAACGTAAAGGGTTATTTTAAGAATGGTGGAGGTCTAATCATTATATGTTCAAAGAGAAATGAAGAACAGTGTATAAAATATTATGAAGGACATTCTAATTTTAGTATTATCAATTTATTTAATAATAGTCGGTTTGCTTTCATATTTGAGGACAGCTTTTACCATAATGGTAGGGTAGATATAGGTAAATTATTCAATTCAATAGAGAAAAGTCTAGACCTTCTCAAGAAAAGAGGAGCAACCAGAATACAGATTCATATTACTTTCGATTCCTCTTGGAATTCAATAGGAAACAGAAATTTAAAAAATATCTATGGTTGTTTAAAAAAACTAGTAGTGGAAGAAAAAGCTGGAGTAATTATAAGGTATTTAATAGAAGAAATCAACGTTAAATATTTTAATTACGTGTTGGATAATCATGATTTCATATTAATAGATCGAACGGATTACTACGAATGCTTTACACCAAGCCAATTAGCTAGCCAATCCTTATTGCTCTTAACTCAGTCCCATGTAAATGAAAAGGTTATTGAAAAGGATATTTTGAAAAATGAATACTTAGAAACATTAGGAGAAGTAGTAGAAGGTACTATCCACGATATAAACAATCTATTAGTTACCATATTAGGTTATGCTCAATTTTCAGTAATGCTGGACGATATTGAGGAGATAAAGGAATATTTAAGGATAATTTGTAAAACTGCCTCTGATGGGAAAAATGTTATCAACAAAGTAAAGAACCGTATTAAGGGAGATTATGAGTCCTTAAAGAACGTGTATAAATTTAATCACATTATTAATAACTGCATAGATATGGTGAAACACAATTTTAAAACCTCAATAGAAAATGGAAGGGAGTTAAAATTAGTAGTGGATTTGAACTCTAATGGATATGTATTTGTTAATGAATACGATATAAGGCATGCCATAATAAACATCGTACTGAATGGAATAGATGCTATGAAAGATGGAGGGGTATTAACCATTAGAACTTTTGATATTAGAGACAATATAGTATTGGAAATTTCCGATACTGGCATAGGGATGGATGAAGGAACTAAGAGCAAAATATTTAAACCCTATTTTACAACTAAGGGGTCACAAGGTACGGGATTGGGACTTAGTATTGCAAAGAAAGCCTTTGATAAACACAATGGAAGGATATATGTGGAAAGCAAATTAGGTGAGGGAACCAAGTTCACCATTTATTTACCTACTGTTAGCGTAAAAGATAATATTGCTTATATATAA
- a CDS encoding flippase-like domain-containing protein: MKRYLAYILGFAIFVYLVINMDFKGLLIFARTISLKIVLLLLSLQIMTIMLLGIQWKLIISWIRKDIRFYDALKINLKGNIVDALSPGVKVGGELARVYEIKNALNMEMGEAILVVGLQKTLSITSFIFLVIFSLIWLYITTAGNNLYFRAFLVPILVFLIILMGFIFFFLRIDLERTKKVLKKIRIKDAKKEKIYNWVSQYRNNLNKMLENKGKFYFQLLLGISIWLLFAVKLAILIRGYNISIDFISAAAITYLTYIIGMLPLLPGGIGSFETSMVGLLALKGIEVGNGIAISVVFRFVTFWFEFLMSFLILFFDKVFKLLTIRNDINMLKVQIKEDKKYFLPSLITYTNMLFGIIAIWLSSTREVKNIKVSCILVILAAIVDKIDGLVARKFNLTSSFGRELDSLCDLLSFGLAPVVIWWNLNGGYLKMLELVISILFVGAGIFRLARFNIDEDYEYIKGLPITLAGSFFAIKHLIDINYRIQSNIPLFNENVIILTLLSVFMVSRFRIKRPSI; this comes from the coding sequence ATGAAAAGGTATCTAGCATATATATTGGGATTTGCTATATTTGTTTATTTAGTTATAAATATGGATTTTAAAGGCCTATTAATCTTTGCCAGAACAATTTCCTTAAAGATAGTATTACTCCTATTATCTTTACAGATTATGACTATTATGCTATTGGGAATCCAGTGGAAATTGATTATTTCCTGGATAAGAAAGGATATTAGATTTTATGATGCCTTAAAGATTAATCTTAAAGGCAATATTGTAGATGCTCTCTCCCCGGGAGTAAAGGTGGGGGGAGAGCTTGCAAGAGTATATGAAATTAAAAATGCACTTAATATGGAAATGGGAGAAGCCATTTTAGTTGTTGGATTGCAGAAGACCCTTTCCATTACTAGTTTTATTTTTTTAGTAATATTTAGCTTAATATGGCTTTATATTACTACAGCAGGGAATAACTTGTATTTTAGGGCTTTCCTTGTTCCGATATTGGTATTTTTAATAATACTAATGGGATTTATATTTTTTTTCCTACGTATAGATCTGGAAAGAACTAAGAAAGTATTAAAAAAGATAAGGATTAAAGATGCAAAGAAAGAGAAAATCTATAATTGGGTTAGCCAATATAGAAATAATTTGAATAAGATGCTGGAAAATAAAGGGAAATTCTATTTTCAATTGTTGCTGGGCATTTCTATATGGCTTTTGTTTGCAGTTAAGTTGGCAATATTAATCAGAGGATATAATATAAGCATCGACTTTATTTCTGCTGCTGCTATAACCTACTTAACCTATATAATAGGCATGCTTCCCTTACTTCCAGGAGGAATTGGAAGCTTTGAAACTAGCATGGTAGGGCTGTTAGCTCTAAAGGGCATAGAAGTGGGAAATGGAATAGCCATTTCAGTAGTATTTAGGTTTGTAACCTTTTGGTTTGAATTTTTGATGAGTTTCTTAATATTATTTTTTGATAAAGTTTTTAAACTTCTAACAATAAGGAATGATATAAATATGTTAAAGGTACAAATTAAAGAAGATAAAAAATATTTCCTCCCTTCCCTTATAACCTATACCAATATGCTATTTGGGATCATAGCCATATGGTTAAGCTCTACCAGAGAAGTGAAAAATATAAAGGTTTCCTGCATATTGGTAATATTAGCAGCAATAGTGGATAAAATAGATGGATTAGTTGCCAGAAAATTTAACTTAACCAGCAGCTTTGGAAGAGAATTAGATTCTCTATGCGATTTATTATCATTTGGATTAGCTCCGGTAGTCATTTGGTGGAATTTAAATGGCGGATATTTAAAGATGCTGGAATTAGTAATATCCATATTATTTGTTGGAGCAGGAATATTCAGATTGGCGCGATTCAACATAGATGAGGACTATGAGTACATTAAAGGGCTTCCCATAACACTAGCAGGAAGTTTCTTTGCTATTAAACACTTAATAGATATAAACTATAGAATCCAATCGAATATCCCATTATTTAATGAAAATGTCATAATTCTTACTCTATTATCCGTATTCATGGTAAGTAGGTTTAGAATCAAAAGGCCCAGCATTTAG
- a CDS encoding amidohydrolase has protein sequence MLFIKNGTIYTMAGSVIEKGSILIKDGKILEVGKDLVAPLDAEIIDAEGKMVLPGFIDAHSHLGMWEEGIGFEGDDGNEAMDPVTPHLRAIDAINPMDISFEEAYMAGVTSVVTGPGSANVIGGMSVAIKTYGRRIDDMIIKEPIAMKIAFGENPKRVYYGQKKSPMTRMATAAILRESLYKAKSYLEKKELAKDDPSKMPEFDIKMEALAKVLKKEIPLKAHAHRADDIFTALRIAKEFDVDITLDHCTEGHLIADYLAEEGKGAIVGPTLSNRSKFELKNLTFNTPRILHEAGVKIAITTDSPVIPLQYLPICAGLAHKFGLDEMEALKAITINAAEIVGIDDRVGSIEVGKDADIIIVEGNPIKDIDYKTYMTIINGEIVYR, from the coding sequence ATGCTTTTTATCAAAAACGGAACCATATACACTATGGCAGGTAGCGTTATAGAAAAGGGTTCTATCTTAATAAAAGATGGGAAGATATTAGAAGTAGGAAAGGATTTGGTGGCCCCATTAGATGCGGAGATAATTGATGCTGAAGGGAAGATGGTATTACCAGGTTTCATCGATGCTCATAGTCATCTAGGAATGTGGGAAGAAGGTATAGGATTTGAAGGTGATGACGGAAACGAAGCGATGGATCCAGTAACTCCCCACTTAAGGGCTATAGATGCGATAAATCCAATGGATATATCTTTTGAAGAAGCATATATGGCTGGGGTTACTTCTGTAGTAACAGGACCTGGTTCTGCTAATGTAATTGGGGGCATGAGTGTAGCTATTAAGACCTATGGAAGAAGAATAGATGATATGATCATCAAAGAACCTATAGCTATGAAGATTGCCTTTGGGGAAAATCCTAAGAGAGTCTACTATGGACAGAAAAAATCCCCCATGACTAGGATGGCAACAGCAGCTATTCTTAGGGAAAGCCTATACAAGGCTAAAAGTTATTTGGAGAAAAAGGAACTAGCTAAAGATGACCCATCTAAAATGCCAGAATTCGATATAAAGATGGAAGCCCTAGCTAAGGTGTTGAAGAAGGAAATACCTCTTAAAGCCCATGCTCACAGGGCAGATGACATATTTACAGCCTTGAGGATTGCCAAGGAATTCGATGTAGATATTACATTAGACCATTGTACAGAAGGCCATCTAATAGCAGATTATTTGGCGGAAGAAGGAAAAGGGGCTATTGTAGGACCAACCCTATCCAATAGGTCTAAGTTTGAGCTTAAGAATTTAACGTTCAATACTCCAAGAATTCTACATGAAGCTGGTGTAAAGATTGCAATAACTACCGATTCTCCCGTTATACCATTGCAGTATCTTCCTATATGTGCAGGATTAGCTCATAAATTTGGTTTAGATGAGATGGAAGCCTTAAAGGCCATTACAATCAATGCAGCCGAAATTGTTGGAATTGATGACAGAGTGGGTAGTATAGAGGTAGGCAAGGATGCAGATATTATTATAGTTGAAGGAAATCCAATTAAAGATATAGACTATAAGACCTATATGACCATTATAAATGGGGAAATAGTGTATAGATAA
- the tsaB gene encoding tRNA (adenosine(37)-N6)-threonylcarbamoyltransferase complex dimerization subunit type 1 TsaB, with product MKVLAVDTSTVIATCAVLDEENLLGEFSLNQNFGHSENLVPMVKTLLENLNLKVSDIDLYAVATGPGSFTGLRIGIATVKAFAHVYNKPIVGISTLEGLAFNVRTSGIIVPMIDARRNRVYTGIYRWNQDKLINILEPTTMDIDELLELLNKEHNNIMVSGNGALLYREIIKDRLKDKVRFAPISLNSPRAASIAELALLKHAENKDNYYNLVPEYLKESQAQQNLRKRES from the coding sequence TTGAAAGTATTAGCTGTAGACACATCCACAGTAATAGCAACTTGTGCTGTTTTAGATGAGGAGAATTTGTTAGGGGAATTTTCCTTAAATCAGAACTTTGGACATTCTGAGAATTTGGTTCCCATGGTGAAAACCCTTTTGGAAAACTTGAACTTAAAGGTATCTGATATAGATCTGTATGCAGTAGCAACAGGCCCTGGTTCCTTTACAGGCCTTAGGATTGGAATTGCTACTGTTAAGGCCTTTGCCCACGTATATAACAAGCCTATTGTTGGGATATCCACTTTAGAAGGACTAGCCTTTAATGTTAGAACAAGCGGTATAATTGTTCCTATGATAGATGCGAGGAGAAATAGGGTATATACTGGCATTTATAGGTGGAATCAGGATAAGCTTATAAATATATTAGAGCCTACCACCATGGATATAGATGAACTGCTAGAATTATTGAATAAGGAGCATAATAATATTATGGTAAGCGGCAATGGAGCCTTGCTTTATAGAGAGATTATAAAAGACAGGCTTAAGGATAAAGTGAGGTTTGCTCCGATAAGCTTAAATAGCCCTAGGGCAGCAAGCATTGCAGAGCTAGCCCTGTTAAAACATGCTGAAAACAAAGATAATTATTATAATCTAGTTCCTGAATATTTAAAGGAATCTCAAGCCCAACAAAATTTAAGAAAGAGGGAAAGCTAG